From Chryseotalea sp. WA131a:
GCCTTAATCAGTTCATTTGGGTGATCATCTTTACCAATAAAACTTTTTACCCCAATGATATACATTTGAACAATGTTAGATTCATAATCGTATTGCGAAAATGTAATGATCTTTATTTGCGGATAGTTTTCCAATACCTTCTTTGATGCCTCAATGCCGTCCATCTTAGGCATTCTAATGTCCATGAGGATTATCTCTGGCTGCTCTACGTTGATTCCCAATTGTTCAAGTAAATGCAACCCATTATCTGCCTCTAGCATGATTTCAAAATCATGTTCGATTTTAAAGAGAAGTTTTAATGACCTTCGGAATTGCTTGTTGTCATCAACAAGTCCAATTTTTATTTTGCTCATATCTGTCTAATGAAACTTTAGCGGGTGGAAGAAGCAAGTGTGTGGGAGTAGCCTGAGCGTTGGCATTGCGCAGTTGCAGCTACTGCCACACTCTTGCTTGGTGCGGTTGGGGGAATGTTTATGGTTGCCGT
This genomic window contains:
- a CDS encoding response regulator transcription factor gives rise to the protein MSKIKIGLVDDNKQFRRSLKLLFKIEHDFEIMLEADNGLHLLEQLGINVEQPEIILMDIRMPKMDGIEASKKVLENYPQIKIITFSQYDYESNIVQMYIIGVKSFIGKDDHPNELIKAIRTVYTSGSYMTDMATEIIQRYLAYKVKESNNVHLLDNEQEKELIKMIVKGLSSGEIASKIYKSPRTVDDMRKRLYSKFNIDCKEQLIALASKWNLE